A section of the Bacteroidales bacterium genome encodes:
- a CDS encoding tetratricopeptide repeat protein, producing the protein MAKKKDKTEENITAVEEALSRSELFIEKNQKTLTIVIGVIILIVLAFFGIRKFVIEPREDEAKAIIFKAEQYFASDSLNLALNGDGNYPGFLEIIDEYSWTKTARLANYYAGVIYLKTGEYEEAISHLKKFRSKDFLVNNMATAAIGDAYLELNEPSKAVSYYLKASKSNVNDFSTPVYLMKAAQTYEIMDEWNKAIDIYQRLKKDHFETQEGREAEKFIAHAQAKMK; encoded by the coding sequence ATGGCCAAGAAGAAAGATAAAACAGAAGAAAACATCACTGCAGTTGAAGAAGCTTTGAGCAGATCCGAGCTTTTTATTGAGAAAAACCAGAAAACACTTACCATCGTTATTGGTGTGATTATTCTGATTGTGCTTGCGTTTTTCGGCATCAGAAAATTTGTGATCGAACCCAGGGAAGATGAAGCAAAAGCAATTATTTTCAAAGCTGAACAATATTTTGCCAGTGATTCACTCAACCTGGCATTGAATGGCGATGGCAATTACCCTGGCTTTCTAGAAATTATTGACGAATACTCCTGGACCAAAACAGCCCGTCTTGCAAATTATTATGCCGGGGTTATTTACCTGAAAACAGGGGAGTATGAAGAGGCTATCAGTCATCTGAAAAAATTCCGTAGTAAGGATTTCCTTGTCAACAACATGGCTACTGCAGCAATCGGCGATGCTTATCTTGAGCTTAATGAACCATCAAAAGCTGTAAGTTATTATCTGAAAGCTTCTAAAAGCAACGTCAACGATTTTTCTACCCCTGTTTATCTCATGAAAGCTGCACAAACGTATGAGATTATGGACGAATGGAACAAAGCGATTGATATTTACCAAAGGCTCAAAAAAGATCATTTCGAGACCCAGGAAGGACGCGAAGCTGAGAAGTTTATCGCCCATGCCCAGGCAAAGATGAAATAG
- a CDS encoding YgeY family selenium metabolism-linked hydrolase, translated as METIYQKINNAAAKYSAYTAENLSRLVRIKSLSAKEKDVQLELKRQMEEAGFDEVIIDGLGNVIGRIGNGKRILAIDGHMDTVDLGRTENWDFDPLGGEISNGYVHGRGTVDQKGGVAAFVTAGRILKDLGFNKDLTIYFVGSVMEEDCDGLCWKYIVEETGIRPDFVISTEPTNLGIYRGQRGRMEMHVHFYGVSSHGSAPERGKNAIYMASRIALEIEKLNENLPGDDFLGKGSITISEIISGSPSLCAVADYARIHLDRRLSWGETKESAVKEIEELIAGTDAKVELLHYEETAYTGLKYGMEKYYPTWKIPEDHEIVKVGVEAFQQLFNKHPNIDKWTFSTNGVTINGLYGIPVIGFGPGNEVMAHAPNEKVPIEDLVAASAFYAAFAYCL; from the coding sequence ATGGAAACCATTTACCAGAAAATAAACAATGCAGCAGCAAAATACAGCGCTTATACCGCTGAGAACCTTTCCAGATTGGTTCGCATAAAATCGCTCAGCGCTAAAGAAAAGGATGTTCAGCTTGAACTCAAACGCCAGATGGAAGAAGCGGGTTTTGATGAAGTGATAATTGATGGCCTCGGCAATGTGATTGGGCGCATTGGCAATGGTAAAAGAATTCTGGCAATTGATGGCCACATGGATACAGTTGATCTTGGGCGAACCGAAAATTGGGATTTCGATCCGTTGGGTGGAGAAATCAGCAATGGTTATGTTCATGGACGCGGAACAGTAGATCAGAAAGGCGGTGTGGCTGCGTTTGTAACTGCCGGTCGTATTTTGAAAGACCTGGGTTTTAATAAAGACCTGACAATTTACTTTGTCGGCAGCGTGATGGAAGAAGATTGTGATGGCCTCTGCTGGAAATACATTGTTGAGGAAACAGGCATCAGACCTGATTTTGTAATCAGTACCGAACCAACCAACCTGGGAATTTATCGGGGGCAACGCGGTCGCATGGAAATGCATGTACATTTTTACGGCGTTTCATCTCATGGTTCCGCACCCGAACGAGGGAAGAATGCAATTTATATGGCCTCAAGAATTGCGCTGGAAATTGAAAAACTGAATGAAAACTTACCTGGTGATGATTTCTTAGGCAAGGGTAGCATTACAATTTCAGAAATTATCTCAGGAAGTCCTTCGCTATGCGCGGTTGCTGATTACGCCCGAATTCATCTCGATCGCCGCCTTAGCTGGGGCGAAACCAAAGAATCTGCTGTAAAGGAAATTGAAGAGCTCATTGCCGGAACAGATGCAAAGGTGGAACTGTTGCATTACGAAGAAACTGCATACACCGGCTTGAAATATGGAATGGAGAAGTATTATCCAACCTGGAAAATTCCTGAAGACCATGAAATTGTGAAAGTGGGAGTGGAAGCGTTTCAACAACTTTTCAATAAACATCCGAATATTGATAAATGGACTTTCTCAACCAACGGAGTTACAATCAACGGCCTTTATGGAATTCCGGTGATTGGCTTCGGGCCGGGCAATGAAGTCATGGCCCACGCCCCGAACGAAAAAGTACCCATAGAAGATCTAGTGGCAGCCTCGGCGTTTTATGCGGCGTTTGCTTATTGTTTGTAG
- a CDS encoding methionyl-tRNA formyltransferase yields the protein MKPRQLFRVVFMGTPPFAVRTLEELHEAGYSVVGVVTAADKPAGRGLQPRFSAVKQFAQKHNMALFQPTSLKEDSFIESLKALQADLFVVVAFRMLPEMVWRLPEHGTINLHASLLPQYRGAAPINWAIINGEIKTGITTFLIDREIDTGKILMQEETHIALSETAGELHDRLMEKGAALVLKTVDAIREGSIKLLDQKVLIPDYPALKKAPKILKADCHINWSQDADAVFNRIRGLSPHPAAFTFLKSPDGTTFQMKIFSARPAKEFSPCEPGDIFVNSQNQVFVAVKDSSIELLEVQLAGRARMNTKNFLNGFKIDSGWKVE from the coding sequence ATGAAACCCCGCCAATTATTCCGTGTTGTTTTTATGGGAACCCCACCGTTTGCCGTGCGAACCCTTGAGGAATTGCATGAAGCGGGGTATTCTGTCGTGGGCGTGGTTACGGCAGCTGATAAACCAGCCGGTCGTGGCTTACAGCCGAGGTTCTCGGCTGTAAAGCAATTTGCTCAAAAACACAATATGGCCTTGTTCCAGCCGACATCGTTGAAAGAAGATTCCTTCATCGAATCTTTGAAAGCCCTTCAGGCCGATCTGTTTGTGGTTGTTGCTTTCAGGATGCTTCCTGAAATGGTTTGGCGCCTTCCTGAGCATGGGACTATTAATCTACACGCTTCTCTGCTCCCTCAGTATCGGGGCGCAGCTCCCATTAACTGGGCCATTATTAACGGTGAGATTAAAACCGGGATCACTACCTTCTTAATTGACCGCGAAATTGACACCGGCAAAATTCTGATGCAGGAAGAAACGCATATAGCTCTGTCCGAGACTGCAGGTGAACTGCATGATCGTTTGATGGAAAAAGGTGCTGCCCTGGTGCTGAAAACCGTAGATGCAATTCGTGAAGGCAGCATAAAACTGCTGGATCAGAAAGTGCTTATTCCGGACTATCCGGCGTTAAAAAAGGCTCCCAAAATTTTAAAGGCAGATTGCCATATCAACTGGAGCCAGGATGCTGATGCTGTTTTTAACCGCATCAGGGGATTAAGTCCGCACCCTGCTGCATTTACTTTCTTAAAATCGCCCGATGGGACTACATTTCAGATGAAAATATTCAGTGCCCGGCCAGCCAAAGAATTTTCTCCATGCGAACCGGGTGATATCTTTGTCAATTCCCAAAATCAGGTTTTTGTTGCTGTTAAAGATAGCTCAATTGAATTATTGGAGGTACAGCTTGCCGGAAGGGCTCGCATGAACACAAAAAACTTTCTCAACGGCTTTAAAATTGATTCTGGGTGGAAGGTAGAATAG
- a CDS encoding HU family DNA-binding protein, translating into MNKAELIDAIAAEAGLTKADSKKALEAFVKATTGALAKGDRVALVGFGSFSVAKRAARKGRNPQTGKEINIKAKSVVKFKAGAELAGAV; encoded by the coding sequence ATGAACAAAGCTGAATTAATTGATGCTATTGCAGCAGAAGCTGGCTTGACCAAAGCCGATTCAAAGAAAGCCCTGGAAGCTTTCGTAAAAGCCACCACCGGTGCACTTGCCAAAGGCGATCGCGTTGCCCTCGTTGGATTCGGATCTTTCTCAGTAGCCAAAAGGGCTGCCCGCAAAGGACGCAACCCTCAAACTGGTAAAGAAATCAACATCAAAGCTAAATCGGTTGTTAAGTTCAAAGCTGGCGCTGAACTAGCTGGTGCAGTTTAG